The following are encoded together in the Limanda limanda chromosome 12, fLimLim1.1, whole genome shotgun sequence genome:
- the zbtb42 gene encoding zinc finger and BTB domain-containing protein 18.2 — protein sequence MEFPDHSRQLLQCLSQQRHQGFLCDCTVLVGEARFRAHRAVLASCSMYFHLFYRDQQDKRDLVHLNSDIVTAPAFSLLLEFMYEGKLEFNTLPVEDVLAAASYLHMYDIVKVCKGKLKDKELSCLDEKIGEGLGLGCLDRENSSDGELHSKQLLRRQLQSQSLGLHRAPPAEEFDMDNSELRLAVTDCDRSTRGRQKANGHSGRSPDLVSVNYVSAEAEPCVQTAGKTKADVSSSTVLLSQRSRASDDMDCALDLSFKPLSSRDPLHPCYVSGQLALDSQQQGIEPLVKDEHDLLSEQEDSEPMSPESQRFGNSARSSVVTGFAALFPGNNGSTAALLSQEEDLMDEEGEACRGREGGPGRALEERRGRLLGDSEEEEEDDLASSDISTSSGVLLPPGQQVCVCPLCSKVFPSPHVLQLHLSSHFREKEGARSKLSPDGSVPTCMQCNKTFSCMYTLKRHERTHSGEKPYTCGQCGKSFQYSHNLSRHAVVHTREKPHACKWCERRFTQSGDLYRHIRKFHCGLVKTLAIG from the coding sequence ATGGAGTTCCCAGACCATAGCCGCCAGTTGCTGCAGTGTCTGAGTCAGCAGCGTCACCAAGGTTTCCTCTGTGACTGCACTGTTCTTGTCGGCGAGGCTCGCTTCCGAGCGCACAGAGCCGTGCTGGCCTCCTGCAGCATGTACTTCCATCTCTTCTACAGGGACCAGCAAGACAAAAGGGACCTTGTGCATCTCAACAGTGACATTGTGACAGCCCCTGCTTTCAGTCTGCTCCTTGAATTTATGTATGAGGGGAAGCTGGAGTTCAACACTCTGCCAGTGGAGGATGTCCTGGCAGCAGCCAGCTACCTCCACATGTATGATATAGTGAAAGTGTGCAAAGGCAAGCTCAAGGATAAGGAACTTTCGTGCCTGGACGAGAAGATTGGCGAGGGTTTGGGCCTCGGCTGCCTGGACAGGGAGAATTCCTCGGATGGCGAGCTGCACAGTAAGCAGCTACTCCGGCGACAGCTCCAGTCACAGTCTCTGGGGCTTCACAGGGCCCCCCCGGCGGAAGAGTTTGACATGGACAACAGCGAACTCAGGCTGGCTGTCACAGATTGTGATAGGTCTACACGGGGCAGGCAGAAGGCGAACGGTCACTCTGGCAGGTCCCCGGACCTTGTAAGTGTCAATTATGTGTCAGCAGAGGCCGAGCCCTGCgtccaaacagctggaaaaacaaaagctgatgTCAGTAGTTCCACCGTCCTGCTGTCCCAGAGGTCCCGGGCTTCGGATGACATGGACTGTGCACTGGATTTGTCTTTCAAGCCTCTGTCTAGCAGAGATCCCTTACACCCCTGCTACGTCTCGGGACAGCTGGCCCTCGACAGCCAGCAGCAGGGCATTGAGCCACTTGTTAAAGACGAACACGACTTGCTGTCAGAGCAGGAGGACAGTGAGCCGATGAGCCCTGAGAGCCAGCGCTTTGGGAATAGTGCCAGGAGCTCGGTGGTGACAGGGTTCGCTGCCCTCTTCCCAGGCAACAACGGCTCTACAGCCGCCCTGCTCTCCCAGGAGgaggacctgatggacgaggaGGGGGAGGcctgcagagggagggagggcggccCGGGCAGGGCGTTGGAGGAGCGGAGGGGCAGGCTGCTGGgggacagcgaggaggaggaggaggacgacctGGCCTCTTCAGACATCTCCACCTCCAGCGGCGTGCTGCTGCCCCCGGggcaacaggtgtgtgtgtgccccctCTGCAGCAAGGTCTTCCCCAGCCCCCAcgtgctgcagctgcacctcAGCTCACACTTCCGCGAGAAGGAAGGCGCTCGCTCCAAGCTGTCCCCGGACGGCTCGGTCCCCACCTGCATGCAGTGCAACAAGACCTTCTCCTGCATGTACACCCTCAAGCGCCACGAGCGCACACACTCTGGCGAGAAGCCATACACCTGTGGCCAGTGTGGCAAGAGCTTCCAGTACTCCCATAACTTGAGTCGGCACGCTGTAGTGCACACACGTGAGAAGCCTCACGCCTGCAAGTGGTGCGAGCGGCGCTTCACCCAGTCCGGGGACCTCTACCGCCACATCAGGAAGTTTCACTGTGGCCTTGTCAAGACTCTCGCCATCGGATAA